Proteins found in one Candidatus Nitrospira nitrificans genomic segment:
- a CDS encoding DUF2442 domain-containing protein, whose product MNTSPIEISVPVAETVTVTEDTLTVELSDGRSLSVPLAWFPRLIHATPAERKNWRLIGRGYGIHWSKLDEDISIEGLLAGKPSGESQASFKKWLSARRSSGTRGSVRRAPNGRH is encoded by the coding sequence ATGAATACTTCGCCGATTGAGATCTCAGTGCCGGTAGCAGAAACAGTGACGGTGACGGAAGACACGTTAACCGTAGAACTGAGCGACGGAAGGAGTTTGTCCGTACCACTCGCCTGGTTTCCTCGATTGATCCACGCGACACCGGCAGAACGCAAGAACTGGCGTTTGATTGGCCGAGGGTACGGTATTCACTGGAGCAAACTTGATGAGGACATCAGCATCGAAGGCCTCCTCGCCGGCAAACCGTCGGGGGAAAGCCAGGCCTCGTTCAAGAAATGGCTCTCCGCTCGCAGGTCCAGTGGAACGCGAGGTTCTGTGAGACGGGCCCCCAATGGTCGCCACTAA
- a CDS encoding MoaD/ThiS family protein, whose translation MQVQLSHPARTIEVKGPKKAKDLFKELNLVVEAHLIIRGDELVTEDEMLYDQDQIEIRPVISGGSPCFTLYESRFANRA comes from the coding sequence ATGCAGGTTCAACTCAGCCATCCCGCACGAACCATTGAGGTCAAAGGTCCGAAGAAGGCGAAAGATCTCTTCAAAGAACTCAATCTCGTGGTCGAGGCGCATTTGATCATACGCGGCGATGAACTCGTGACCGAAGACGAGATGCTCTACGACCAGGACCAGATCGAGATCCGTCCGGTCATCTCCGGCGGCTCTCCGTGTTTCACGCTTTACGAGTCTCGCTTCGCGAATCGAGCATGA
- a CDS encoding ATP-binding protein gives MNCTKCKTRAVIDLPRHNAAFCKGCFNTYVHDQVSRAIKSEKMFGKDDRILVAVSGGKDSLALWDILLKMGYKADALYVDLGIGGYSKVSHAKVVRFAETVATPIGAVLHVHIVEQEAGAGIKELAMLIHRPTCSTCGTIKRYQFNRVALEHKYDVMATGHNLDDEAARLLGNVLRWQEEYLDKQSPSLPASLDGFAKKVKPLFRLSERELAAYSVLNRIDYIVEECPMAKGARTLLYKEVLNRLETESPGTKQAFYCGFLDKQRKPDTALSTMTEKDQAILRPCTTCGQPTTGDVCSYCKMMVRAKAHSV, from the coding sequence ATGAACTGCACGAAATGCAAAACCCGAGCAGTGATCGACCTCCCCCGCCACAATGCCGCCTTCTGCAAAGGCTGCTTCAATACCTATGTGCATGACCAGGTCAGCCGAGCCATCAAGTCTGAAAAGATGTTCGGAAAGGATGATCGCATCCTAGTGGCGGTCTCGGGCGGGAAAGATAGCCTGGCTCTCTGGGATATTCTCCTTAAGATGGGTTACAAAGCCGACGCTCTCTATGTAGACCTCGGCATCGGCGGCTATTCGAAAGTGTCCCATGCCAAAGTCGTCCGGTTTGCCGAAACGGTCGCCACGCCGATCGGCGCAGTCCTGCATGTCCATATTGTCGAGCAGGAAGCCGGCGCCGGCATCAAGGAACTGGCCATGCTGATTCATCGTCCGACCTGTTCCACCTGCGGCACCATCAAACGGTACCAGTTCAATCGCGTCGCGTTGGAACACAAATACGATGTGATGGCGACCGGACACAATCTCGACGATGAAGCGGCCCGCCTGCTGGGCAACGTGCTCCGCTGGCAGGAAGAGTATTTGGACAAGCAGTCCCCCAGCCTGCCGGCCTCTCTCGACGGCTTTGCCAAGAAAGTGAAGCCGCTTTTTCGCCTATCCGAGCGCGAATTGGCGGCCTATTCGGTGCTCAATCGCATCGACTACATCGTGGAAGAGTGTCCGATGGCCAAAGGCGCGCGAACCCTTCTCTATAAAGAAGTGTTGAATCGGCTTGAGACAGAATCCCCGGGCACCAAGCAGGCCTTCTACTGCGGGTTTCTGGATAAACAACGGAAACCGGATACCGCCCTCTCCACGATGACGGAAAAGGATCAGGCCATATTGCGCCCCTGTACGACCTGTGGCCAGCCGACCACCGGCGATGTCTGCTCCTACTGTAAAATGATGGTGCGTGCCAAGGCGCACAGCGTGTAA